ACGCGTCCAGGTCCGCCCGCAGGCCGATCCGGATCCGGGGCTGCGGGGCGCCGAGTTCGGCGATCAGTCCGGTGCCGTCCAGGCGCCGGGTCCGTACGTCGCTGGCTTCGAGCCGCTGGCGGACCACCTCGGTGGTGCGGTGCTCCTGGTAACCGATCTCGGGATGGGCGTGCACATCACGCCGCAGGGCGATCAACTCGGGTTCGAGTGCGTCCACGCGGGCGTTGATGAGATCAGTCAGAGCGGTATCCACAGCGCGGTCCAGCGTAGTCAGCCACTCAGACCGCTCCCCGACCGGCTGCCAGCACGATCAGCAGGACCACCGCGAGAAAGCACACGACCACCAGCACGTAGTGGTTCGCGACGAACGCCAACACGCGGCGCACTAGAAGCTGTCGCGGGGCACGTAGGCGCCCCACACCTCGCGCAAGGCGTCCGCCACTTCGCCACCGGTTGCCCGCGCGGCGAGCGCATCGCGCATCGGCAGCAGCACGTTGTCCGCACCGGTCGCGGCCTTCTGCAGGGCGGCGAGGTGCTGCTGCACCAGGGCGTTGTCCCTGGACTCCCGCAGCTGCTCGAGCCGCTTGCCCTGCTCTGCCTCGATCGCCGGGTCGACCCGCAGCGGCTCGTAGGGCTCTTCGGTGTCGATCGTGAACTTGTTCTGGCCGACGACGACCCGCTCGCCCGAATCGATCTGCAACGCAGTGTCATACGCGGTCTTCTCGATCTCGGACTTCTGGAAGCCTTCCTCGATCGCCGGGACCGCTCCCCCGCGGTCTTCGACCTGCTTCATCAGGTCGAGCACCGCTTCTTCGAGATCGTCGGTGAGGGCCTCGACAACGTACGAACCGGCGAACGGGTCGACCGTCTTGGTCACATCGGTCTCGTAGGCGATGACCTGCTGGGTCCGCAGCGCGAGCCGAGCCGCCTTGGCCGTCGGCAGCGCGATCGCCTCGTCGTAGGAGTTGGTGTGCAACGACTGGGTCCCCCCGAACACAGCGCCCAACCCCTGCAGCGCCACCCGCACCAGGTTGACCTCAGGCTGCTGAGCGGTCAGCTGCACACCCGCGGTCTGGGTGTGGAAGCGCAGCATCTGCGACTTGGGGTTCTTGGCGCCGAAGTCGTCGCGCATGATGCGGGCCCAGATCCGCCGGGCCGCACGGAACTTGGCCACTTCCTCGAGCAGCGTCGTGCGGGCGACGAAGAAGAAGGACAGTCGCGGCGCGAAGTCGTCGACGTGCAGACCCGCCGTCTGCGCGGCTCGCACGTAGGCGATGGCGTTGGCGAGGGTGAAGGCGACCTCCTGCACGGGTGTCGCACCAGCCTCGGCCATGTGGTAGCCGCTGATGGAGATCGTGTTCCAGCGCGGAATCTCCTTGTGACAGTAGGCGAAGATGTCGCTGATCAGCCGCAACGACTGGGCCGGCGGGTAGATGTAGGTCCCGCGCGCGATGTACTCCTTGAGTACGTCGTTCTGGATCGTTCCGGTCAGCTTGTCGGCGGCGATGCCCTGCGCCTGCGCGGTCAACTGGTAGAGCAGCAGCAGCGTCGAGGCCGGCGCGTTGATGGTCATCGAGGTGCTGACCTGGTCCAGCGGCAGACCGTCGAAGAGCACCTGCATGTCGTCAAGGGAGTCGATCGCGACACCGACCTTGCCGACCTCGCCGTGAGCCAACGGCGCGTCGGAGTCGTAGCCCATCTGGGTCGGCAGGTCGAAGGCCACCGAGAGGCCACCCGTGCCATTGGCCACGAGTTCCTTGTAGCGAGCGTTGGATTCGGCGGCGGTTCCGAACCCGGCGTACTGCCGCATCGTCCACGGGCGGCCGGTGTACATCGTGGGGTAGACCCCGCGGGTGAAGGGGTACTGACCCGGCTCCCCCAGTGACGCGGCGTCGAAGCCGGCCGGTAGGTCGTCGTACACCGCCTGGATGGGCAGTCCGGATTCAGTCTCAGCCATGCTTTCAGCCTAGTCAGCCCAGCGCCTGGTTGAGCTCCATCACCAGAGCCGGCCCGCGGTAGATGTAACCGGTGTAGACCTGCACCAGATCGGCGCCTGCGTCCACCATGGCCAATGCGTCGTCGGCGCTGCCGATCCCGCCCACCCCGATGATCGGGGTCGCGGCATGCCGCGCGACGTACTCGACCACCGCCCGCGAGCGCCGGGTCAGTGGCGCGCCGGACAGCCCACCGGTCTCTTTGGCCAGCGGCAGGTCAGGATCGGCCAGGCCGTCGCGGGCGATCGTGGTGTTGGTCGCGATGATTCCGCTGACGTCCGCGTTCGCGGCCACCTCCAGAACGTCGTCGATCGCGCTGTCGGTCAGATCGGGGGCGATCTTCACGAAGACCGGGGTCGGGCGGGCCCCCGTGGCCGCCGCCAACCGCTTTGTCTCCGTGACGATCTCGGCCAGCAACTCCGCTAACGGTTCTTTGTCCTGTAACGAGCGCAGGCCCGGGGTGTTGGGGCTGGACACGTTGACCGCGAAGTAGTCCGCGACCGCGTCCAACGCCCGCACCGAGGTCAGATAGTCGCCGACTGCCTCCTGCACCGGCGTCACCTTGGTCTTGCCGATGCTGACCCCTACCGGTACGCCGACCGGTCCCGTTTCGCGCAACCGATCAGCCAACGCCTGGGCACCCAGGTTGTTGAAGCCCATCCGATTGATGATGGCCTGGCTGTCGCGAAGCCGGAACAACCGTGGTTTGTCGTTGCCCGGTTGTGGGTGTGCGGTCACGGTGCCGAGTTCGACGTGGCTGAAGCCGAGTGCGGGCCAGGCGAGCGCTGCGACGCCGTTCTTGTCCACTCCGGCAGCGAGTCCGACCCGCCCCGGGAAGCTCAGCCCGGCCACCGTCACCGACTGGGTCGGCACCTTCAGCGCGGCGGCGAGAGCGGCGCGACGCCGCGGTCCCAGGGTGGCCAGGCGGTGCAGTGTCTGCTCGTGGGCGACCTCGGCATCGCCGCCGCCGACCCGGAACAGCGCAGGCCGCAGCAGGTGGCGATAGCCGAGATCGAGGGTGGTGCGGCGGGGGTTCACGTCAGATTGGCGCGGCCGGTCTCGACGAGCTGCTCGACGATCTTCTTCACGTCCTGCGCCCGGGCCCGGCTGGTCACCAGGACGGCGTCGTCAGTGTCGACGACCACGATGTCGTCAACGCCCATCGCGACGACCGTGCGGCCCGATCGTGGCGCGACCACACCGGTCGCGTCCTGCATGACGACGAGCTCGCGGCGACCGAGGACCTTGACCCCGGGCGCATCGGCGTTGTCGGCCAACAACCCCGCCAGAGAGGCGAAATCCCCCACGTCGTCCCAGGAGAAGTCGCCGGGAATCACCGCAACCTGACCGTCAACGGCTGCGGGCTCGGCGATCGCGTTGTCGATGGCCAGCTTGGTCAGGCGCGGCCACAACTCGTTGATCCGGATCGGTTTCTCCGCGATCTGCCGCAGATACTTGGCCATCAGCGGCTGGTAGTGCTCCAGCATGCTCATCAACGTCGCGGCCTGCACCACGAACATGCCGGCGTTCCAACGGAAGCGCCCGGACCGGAAGTACTCCTCGGCGGTCAACGGATCCGGCTTCTCGACGAAGGCCGTGACCCCGTGGGCGCGTGGCGCGCCAGCGACGTCGAGAGGTTCGCCGGTCTCGATGTAGCCGAACTGGGTGGCGGCGTGCGTCGGCTCGATGCCGATGGTGACCAGTTTGCCGGTGCGTGCCACCGCGACCGCTTCGGTCACGCAGGCCCGGAACGCATCCTCGTCGATGATCACCTGGTCGGCGGCGAAAGACCCGATGATGGCGCCGGGGTGACGCGCCTCCAGGATCGCCGCGGCGAGGCCGATCGCCGGCATCGATTCACGACGAGAGGGTTCGACCAGGACGTCGTCCTCGCCCAACTCCGGCAGTTGCTCGCGCACTGCGTCGACGTGCTGCCAGCCCGTGACGACCAGGAAACGGTCGTCACACAGCGGACCGAGGCGGTCGAAGGTCGATTGCAACATCGAGCGGCCCGAACCGGTCAGGTCGTGCAGGAACTTCGGAGACGCCTCGCGCGACAACGGCCACAACCGCGTCCCAGAGCCACCGGCAGGGATGACCCCCCAAAAACCATCGATGCTCACGCGGCCAACCGTAGCCGAGAGCGTTCACGAGGCGCTCACTACCGCGTCATGTGGCTGACCCCCTGCTGGCCACCTGGATCGCGCAGCCTGTAGGCCGTGAAGGTTGCGATCGTCACCGAATCCTTCCTACCGACCCTGAACGGGGTCACGACCAGCGTTTGCCGGATCTTGGACGAGTTCTCCCGCCTGGGTCACCAAGCGGTTGTCATCGCTCCGCGTCC
The window above is part of the Branchiibius hedensis genome. Proteins encoded here:
- a CDS encoding mannose-1-phosphate guanylyltransferase → MSIDGFWGVIPAGGSGTRLWPLSREASPKFLHDLTGSGRSMLQSTFDRLGPLCDDRFLVVTGWQHVDAVREQLPELGEDDVLVEPSRRESMPAIGLAAAILEARHPGAIIGSFAADQVIIDEDAFRACVTEAVAVARTGKLVTIGIEPTHAATQFGYIETGEPLDVAGAPRAHGVTAFVEKPDPLTAEEYFRSGRFRWNAGMFVVQAATLMSMLEHYQPLMAKYLRQIAEKPIRINELWPRLTKLAIDNAIAEPAAVDGQVAVIPGDFSWDDVGDFASLAGLLADNADAPGVKVLGRRELVVMQDATGVVAPRSGRTVVAMGVDDIVVVDTDDAVLVTSRARAQDVKKIVEQLVETGRANLT
- a CDS encoding acyl-CoA mutase large subunit family protein: MAETESGLPIQAVYDDLPAGFDAASLGEPGQYPFTRGVYPTMYTGRPWTMRQYAGFGTAAESNARYKELVANGTGGLSVAFDLPTQMGYDSDAPLAHGEVGKVGVAIDSLDDMQVLFDGLPLDQVSTSMTINAPASTLLLLYQLTAQAQGIAADKLTGTIQNDVLKEYIARGTYIYPPAQSLRLISDIFAYCHKEIPRWNTISISGYHMAEAGATPVQEVAFTLANAIAYVRAAQTAGLHVDDFAPRLSFFFVARTTLLEEVAKFRAARRIWARIMRDDFGAKNPKSQMLRFHTQTAGVQLTAQQPEVNLVRVALQGLGAVFGGTQSLHTNSYDEAIALPTAKAARLALRTQQVIAYETDVTKTVDPFAGSYVVEALTDDLEEAVLDLMKQVEDRGGAVPAIEEGFQKSEIEKTAYDTALQIDSGERVVVGQNKFTIDTEEPYEPLRVDPAIEAEQGKRLEQLRESRDNALVQQHLAALQKAATGADNVLLPMRDALAARATGGEVADALREVWGAYVPRDSF
- a CDS encoding quinone-dependent dihydroorotate dehydrogenase encodes the protein MNPRRTTLDLGYRHLLRPALFRVGGGDAEVAHEQTLHRLATLGPRRRAALAAALKVPTQSVTVAGLSFPGRVGLAAGVDKNGVAALAWPALGFSHVELGTVTAHPQPGNDKPRLFRLRDSQAIINRMGFNNLGAQALADRLRETGPVGVPVGVSIGKTKVTPVQEAVGDYLTSVRALDAVADYFAVNVSSPNTPGLRSLQDKEPLAELLAEIVTETKRLAAATGARPTPVFVKIAPDLTDSAIDDVLEVAANADVSGIIATNTTIARDGLADPDLPLAKETGGLSGAPLTRRSRAVVEYVARHAATPIIGVGGIGSADDALAMVDAGADLVQVYTGYIYRGPALVMELNQALG